One Chionomys nivalis chromosome 4, mChiNiv1.1, whole genome shotgun sequence genomic region harbors:
- the LOC130873701 gene encoding 60S ribosomal protein L10a-like, translating into MSSKVSRDTLYEAVREVLHGNQRKRRKFLETVELQISLKNYDPQKDKRFSGTVRLKSTPRPKFSVCVLGDQQHCDEAKAVDIPHMDIEALKKLNKNKKLVKKLAKKYDAFLASESLIKQIPRILGPGLNEAGKFPSLLTHNENMVAKVDEVKSTIKFQMKKVLCLAVAVGHVKMTDNELVYNIHLAVNFLVSLLKKNWQNVRALYIKSTMGKPQRLY; encoded by the coding sequence ATGAGCAGCAAAGTCTCTCGCGACACCCTGTACGAGGCGGTGCGGGAGGTCCTGCATGGGAACCAGCGCAAGCGCCGGAAGTTTCTGGAAACGGTGGAGCTGCAGATCAGCCTGAAGAACTACGACCCCCAGAAGGACAAACGTTTCTCGGGCACCGTCAGGCTCAAGTCCACCCCTCGCCCCAAGTTCTCGGTGTGCGTCCTGGGGGACCAGCAGCACTGCGATGAGGCCAAGGCCGTGGATATCCCCCACATGGACATCGAGGCGCTGAAGAAGCTCAATAAGAACAAGAAGTTGGTCAAAAAGCTGGCCAAGAAGTATGAcgcctttctggcctctgagtctCTGATCAAGCAGATCCCGCGTATCCTGGGCCCAGGCCTGAACGAGGCTGGCAAGTTCCCTTCCCTGCTGACACACAATGAAAACATGGTGGCCAAAGTGGACGAGGTGAAGTCCACGATCAAGTTCCAGATGAAGAAGGTGCTGTGTCTGGCTGTCGCTGTCGGCCACGTGAAGATGACCGACAACGAGCTGGTCTACAACATCCACTTGGCTGTCAATTTCTTGGTGTCATTGCTCAAGAAGAACTGGCAAAATGTCCGGGCTTTGTATATCAAGAGCACCATGGGCAAGCCCCAGCGTCTTTACTAG